One Betaproteobacteria bacterium genomic window carries:
- a CDS encoding NAD(+) diphosphatase, translating into MFLPLVAPDGEIAESALWFTFQGNQLLVRKDHVRAEVPRLRELEEIGLKPLRRQYLGRLGEVHCYSAECEAQVAAPGGMIWAGLRSLFGLLDDRHFAIAGRAVQIVDWDRSHQFCGRCGTQTVIKPGERARQCPRCDQLHYPRMAPAVMALIRRDNELLLARSPHFAPGMYSALAGFVEPGESLEHCLHREVKEEVGIAVTNLRYFASQSWPFPHSLMIAFNCDYAGGEIQPDPSEIEAAGWFTLDRLPTLPNPISISRKLIDATLDRMRAGE; encoded by the coding sequence ATTTTTCTTCCACTGGTCGCGCCCGACGGCGAAATTGCCGAATCGGCCTTGTGGTTCACATTTCAGGGCAATCAATTGCTCGTCCGCAAGGATCATGTCCGCGCTGAAGTTCCCCGCCTGCGCGAGCTGGAAGAGATAGGTCTTAAACCCTTGCGCCGGCAATACCTTGGACGCCTGGGCGAGGTGCACTGCTACTCCGCGGAGTGCGAAGCGCAGGTGGCTGCCCCCGGCGGCATGATCTGGGCGGGGCTTCGCAGTTTGTTCGGTCTGCTCGACGATCGCCATTTCGCCATCGCCGGGCGCGCGGTGCAGATCGTGGATTGGGATCGCAGCCACCAATTTTGCGGGCGTTGCGGTACGCAGACCGTGATCAAGCCGGGGGAGCGGGCGCGCCAGTGCCCGCGTTGCGACCAACTGCATTACCCGCGCATGGCTCCGGCGGTGATGGCGCTCATCCGGCGCGATAACGAACTCCTGCTGGCGCGCTCACCGCATTTCGCGCCTGGTATGTACAGCGCGTTGGCGGGTTTCGTGGAGCCGGGCGAGAGTTTGGAGCATTGTCTTCACCGCGAAGTGAAGGAGGAGGTGGGAATAGCGGTGACCAACCTGCGCTATTTCGCCAGCCAGTCCTGGCCCTTCCCGCATTCCCTGATGATCGCTTTCAATTGCGATTACGCCGGCGGCGAGATTCAACCCGATCCCTCGGAGATCGAAGCCGCCGGCTGGTTCACCCTGGACCGGCTGCCCACCCTACCCAATCCCATCAGTATTTCGCGCAAATTGATCGACGCCACGCTCGATCGCATGCGCGCGGGGGAATAG
- a CDS encoding ATP-binding protein has translation MISRQPTLEALGAALSRSRIVVLAGPRQCGKTTMARTMVAEDSANYFDLEDPASLARLSEPMTALAPLRGLVVIDEVQRRPELFPVLRVLADRREAPGQFLVLGSATGELLRQSSESLAGRAERVHMGGFTLPELGALAENRLWLRGGFPLSYLAKNDTDSAVWRKNFIQSLLESDFPQWGVRVPSAALLRFWTMLAHYHGQTWNAAEPARALGVSESTARRYLDLLADAYMIRVLQPYHANIAKRQIKSPKIYFRDSGLLHQMLGISADKALLTHPKVGASWEGFVLEQTLAVLQPDEIYYWGTHQGAEIDLVARKAGMLFGIECKRIDAPAMTPSIRIAMDDLGLDRVAVIYPGSKRYSIAERVEAVPLGSIVWPERYLARPESHGIALARSSLD, from the coding sequence ATGATTAGCCGCCAACCTACCCTGGAAGCTCTTGGGGCCGCGCTCTCTCGAAGCCGAATCGTCGTGCTGGCGGGGCCGCGCCAGTGCGGGAAAACCACGATGGCTCGCACGATGGTAGCGGAAGATTCGGCGAACTACTTCGATCTCGAAGATCCAGCCAGCCTCGCCCGTTTGAGCGAGCCCATGACCGCCCTTGCTCCGTTACGAGGCTTGGTCGTCATCGACGAAGTACAGAGGCGCCCAGAATTGTTTCCGGTGCTGCGAGTACTAGCGGACCGGCGCGAAGCCCCTGGCCAGTTTCTCGTTCTCGGTAGCGCCACGGGGGAATTGCTACGCCAATCGTCCGAGAGCCTCGCGGGCCGCGCGGAACGTGTTCATATGGGTGGCTTTACCCTGCCCGAATTGGGAGCCCTGGCGGAGAACCGCCTTTGGTTGCGCGGCGGATTTCCGCTTTCCTACCTCGCGAAGAACGATACCGATAGCGCGGTCTGGCGCAAAAACTTCATCCAGTCCCTACTGGAAAGCGACTTTCCGCAATGGGGTGTAAGGGTGCCATCGGCCGCGCTTCTACGCTTCTGGACCATGCTGGCGCACTACCATGGCCAAACATGGAATGCGGCGGAGCCGGCGCGTGCATTGGGCGTGAGTGAGTCCACCGCGCGCCGTTACCTGGATTTGCTCGCGGACGCTTACATGATCCGGGTGCTGCAGCCGTATCACGCCAACATCGCCAAGCGGCAAATCAAATCTCCGAAAATCTACTTCCGGGACAGCGGTCTCTTACATCAGATGCTGGGCATCTCCGCCGATAAAGCTCTTCTTACTCATCCGAAAGTGGGGGCGTCGTGGGAAGGGTTCGTTCTCGAGCAGACACTCGCGGTCTTGCAACCCGATGAGATCTATTATTGGGGCACGCACCAGGGCGCCGAGATTGACCTCGTGGCGAGAAAGGCCGGTATGTTGTTCGGCATCGAGTGTAAGCGCATCGACGCGCCGGCCATGACGCCCTCGATCAGAATCGCCATGGATGATCTTGGGCTGGATCGTGTCGCGGTGATTTACCCGGGATCGAAGCGCTATTCCATCGCCGAGCGAGTCGAAGCCGTGCCCTTGGGCTCCATCGTTTGGCCGGAGCGATACCTCGCCCGCCCGGAGTCCCATGGGATAGCATTGGCCAGATCATCATTGGACTGA
- a CDS encoding glutathione S-transferase family protein, translated as MLKIWGRNNSVNVQKPLWCCEELGLQYQRLDAGAAFGVVNTPQYRALNPNGLVPTLEDGAFVMWESNAIVRYLAAKHGEGKLWPEDPMVRAEADMWMDWQNTTFWPAFRPLFWNLVRTPVDQRDPKVMEDARMNTNEILGYFDNHLKQRAFVAGERLTMGDIPMGCAIWRWFSLDIDRQEFPNIRRWIGLLKQRPAYQAVVMLPLT; from the coding sequence ATGCTGAAAATTTGGGGACGTAACAACTCCGTCAACGTGCAAAAACCGCTGTGGTGCTGCGAGGAATTGGGATTGCAGTACCAACGCCTGGATGCGGGCGCGGCCTTCGGGGTGGTGAACACGCCGCAATACCGCGCGCTCAATCCCAACGGATTGGTGCCTACGCTGGAAGACGGCGCCTTCGTGATGTGGGAATCCAACGCCATCGTTCGGTACTTGGCGGCCAAGCATGGAGAAGGAAAACTCTGGCCCGAAGATCCCATGGTGCGAGCCGAGGCGGACATGTGGATGGACTGGCAGAACACCACCTTCTGGCCCGCCTTCCGCCCGCTATTCTGGAATTTGGTTCGCACGCCGGTGGACCAGCGCGACCCCAAGGTCATGGAAGACGCGCGTATGAACACGAACGAAATCCTTGGCTACTTCGACAATCATTTGAAGCAGCGCGCCTTCGTGGCGGGCGAGCGTTTGACCATGGGCGACATCCCCATGGGTTGCGCTATCTGGCGCTGGTTCTCCCTGGATATCGATCGCCAGGAATTTCCTAATATCCGGCGCTGGATCGGTTTGCTCAAGCAACGGCCCGCCTACCAAGCGGTGGTAATGCTGCCGCTGACCTAG
- a CDS encoding restriction endonuclease, which translates to MPADNPGRKATARKRRLPEAMEVLSALQFGPKQQNETAAYSLLALLDLQPDASWAGAQAPLRGITPIIDFIAMAYANRYAPNTRETIRDDAVKFFVEDGLLPRNPDDPKRPANSGKMVYQIEPAALALLRKFGTPGWASGLRRYLASRETLKHEIARKRDLARVPVTLPDRSQVALSPGGQNPLIKAIIEDFCPAFAPGGVVLYIGDTENKFVHLETAGLAALGVTLDSAAKIPDVIVHHTARNWLLLIEAVTSAGPVDGKRRKELKGLFAGCKAGLVFVSAFESRRTLQTFVSHIAWESEVWIAEDPDHMIHFNGERFLGPYPDVMPTKP; encoded by the coding sequence ATGCCTGCCGATAATCCCGGCCGCAAAGCAACCGCCCGAAAGCGGAGGCTACCCGAAGCCATGGAGGTGTTAAGCGCCTTGCAGTTCGGCCCGAAGCAGCAAAACGAAACCGCCGCTTACTCGTTGCTGGCTTTGCTCGACCTTCAGCCAGATGCCTCGTGGGCCGGTGCACAGGCTCCCCTGCGCGGCATTACCCCAATCATCGACTTCATCGCCATGGCCTACGCCAATCGCTACGCGCCCAACACGCGCGAGACCATTCGCGACGATGCCGTGAAGTTCTTCGTGGAAGACGGACTTCTGCCGCGCAATCCCGATGACCCCAAGCGTCCGGCCAACAGCGGGAAGATGGTCTATCAGATTGAACCAGCCGCTCTCGCACTCTTGCGAAAGTTCGGGACTCCGGGATGGGCCTCTGGGTTGCGGCGTTATCTCGCCAGTCGCGAAACGCTCAAGCACGAGATTGCCCGCAAGCGCGACCTCGCGCGCGTGCCCGTCACCTTGCCCGACCGATCCCAAGTCGCGCTCTCTCCGGGTGGCCAGAATCCGCTCATCAAGGCCATCATCGAAGACTTCTGCCCCGCCTTCGCTCCCGGTGGCGTTGTGCTCTACATCGGCGACACCGAGAACAAGTTCGTTCATTTAGAGACCGCAGGCTTGGCCGCGCTCGGCGTCACGTTGGATTCCGCCGCCAAAATTCCCGATGTCATTGTCCACCACACTGCCAGGAATTGGCTTCTGCTCATCGAAGCTGTCACCAGCGCTGGGCCAGTGGACGGCAAGCGCCGCAAGGAACTTAAAGGCCTCTTCGCAGGTTGTAAAGCCGGCCTCGTGTTCGTTAGCGCGTTCGAGAGCCGTCGCACCCTGCAAACCTTCGTTTCGCACATCGCGTGGGAATCCGAGGTATGGATCGCCGAAGACCCGGACCACATGATCCACTTCAACGGAGAACGTTTCCTTGGGCCGTATCCGGACGTGATGCCGACAAAGCCATGA
- a CDS encoding DUF561 domain-containing protein, translating into MAKLHTPLCDLLGIRLPIIQAPMASAASPALVKAVSAAGALGSFGCAYSQPEAMLKEAAEVRAHTNKPFQLNFFVSPQPEPVAGASQRAAIDAVARYYAELGLPAPEPVQPPFAPDLNAQLAAAKEIRPAVLSVHLAELPVRTIREFQSMGVRVGASATCIAEAKHLERLGVDYIVAQGGDAGGHRGTYMKDPYDAMTGTLSLTRMLVRSVSTPIVAAGGIMDGAGIAAALALGAQGAQLGTAFIPCPEAGAPEVHKRSLLAQQDDNSTITEKFTGKPARGITNRYIREARSNPQLPFPIQHGLTGKMRATSGKTGNPDFAAMWCGQAASLSRALPAAQLVAVLEAETLEALDRLASLRG; encoded by the coding sequence ATGGCCAAGCTACATACACCCCTGTGCGATCTTCTGGGGATTCGCCTCCCCATCATTCAAGCGCCCATGGCCAGTGCCGCGTCACCCGCGTTGGTGAAGGCGGTGTCCGCCGCCGGGGCGTTAGGGTCTTTCGGTTGCGCCTACTCTCAGCCGGAAGCGATGCTGAAAGAGGCCGCTGAAGTGAGGGCGCATACGAACAAGCCTTTTCAGCTCAATTTCTTCGTCTCCCCGCAGCCCGAGCCCGTGGCGGGCGCCTCGCAGCGCGCCGCCATCGATGCGGTCGCGCGTTATTACGCGGAACTCGGATTGCCGGCGCCGGAGCCGGTTCAGCCGCCTTTCGCCCCGGACTTGAATGCACAACTGGCCGCCGCCAAGGAAATCCGGCCCGCGGTGTTGAGCGTTCACCTGGCGGAATTACCAGTGCGCACCATTCGCGAGTTTCAATCCATGGGTGTCAGGGTGGGGGCCAGCGCGACATGCATCGCCGAGGCCAAGCACCTGGAGCGTTTGGGCGTGGATTACATCGTGGCGCAAGGCGGCGATGCGGGCGGGCACCGCGGCACGTACATGAAAGATCCCTACGACGCCATGACCGGCACCCTGTCACTTACGCGCATGTTGGTGCGTTCGGTGTCCACGCCCATCGTGGCGGCTGGTGGCATCATGGATGGCGCGGGTATCGCGGCGGCATTGGCCCTGGGCGCGCAAGGCGCGCAATTGGGTACGGCTTTCATTCCCTGTCCCGAGGCCGGGGCACCCGAAGTGCACAAGCGCAGCTTGCTCGCGCAACAAGACGACAACTCAACCATCACCGAAAAATTCACCGGCAAGCCCGCGCGCGGAATTACCAATCGCTATATTCGCGAAGCCAGATCGAACCCGCAACTACCGTTCCCCATCCAGCATGGATTGACGGGAAAAATGCGCGCCACTTCCGGCAAGACAGGCAACCCGGATTTCGCCGCCATGTGGTGCGGCCAAGCGGCGTCGCTGTCCCGCGCCCTGCCGGCGGCTCAGTTGGTGGCGGTGTTGGAAGCGGAGACCCTGGAAGCGCTCGACCGTTTGGCGAGCTTACGCGGCTAG
- a CDS encoding 2-hydroxychromene-2-carboxylate isomerase, which yields MNKPIDFYFDFTSPYGYLAATKIGALARKYGRDVKWNPILLGVVFKATGSPIVATMPLKGDYIAHDALRSARFMDVPFRMPGKFPIAGVAPARIACWVRNSAPEKIEAAVLAMYRAYFVDDLDISAPEIAAKAVARAGVDEAAALAATNDSTIKEQLKNEVQAALDRKVCGSPYAIIDGEPFWGADRLDQMDRWLRQGGF from the coding sequence ATGAATAAGCCCATCGATTTCTACTTCGACTTCACCTCGCCCTACGGTTATCTGGCGGCTACCAAGATCGGCGCGCTCGCACGCAAATACGGGCGTGACGTGAAATGGAATCCCATTTTGCTCGGCGTGGTATTCAAGGCCACCGGCTCACCCATCGTGGCGACCATGCCGCTTAAGGGCGATTACATTGCCCACGATGCCTTGCGCAGCGCGCGCTTCATGGATGTGCCCTTTCGTATGCCGGGCAAGTTTCCTATCGCGGGAGTGGCACCCGCGCGCATCGCTTGTTGGGTACGCAATAGCGCGCCGGAAAAAATAGAAGCGGCGGTGCTTGCCATGTATCGCGCGTACTTTGTGGATGACCTCGATATCTCCGCTCCCGAGATCGCCGCGAAGGCAGTGGCGCGCGCAGGTGTCGATGAAGCCGCGGCGCTCGCCGCGACGAACGACAGCACAATCAAGGAGCAACTCAAGAACGAAGTCCAGGCCGCCTTGGATCGCAAAGTATGCGGTTCGCCCTACGCCATCATCGATGGCGAGCCGTTCTGGGGAGCGGACCGGCTCGACCAGATGGACCGTTGGTTGCGGCAGGGCGGGTTCTAG
- a CDS encoding acetyl-CoA C-acyltransferase: MKDPIVIISAVRTPMGAFQGELKDFTAAELGAQAIRAAIDRSGIEPADVQEVIMGCVLPAGQGQAPARQAALGGGLPLSVGCTTINKMCGSGMKAAMLAHDLLAARTNDIMIAGGMESMTNAPYLLPKARAGYRMGHQQVLDHMFLDGLEDAYDKGRLMGSFAEDCAGKFGFTRAEQDAFAITSLERAQKANNEGWFAWETVPLSLKSGKGDRFMDKDEQPFKANFEKIPQLKPAFRKDGTVTAANSSSISDGAAALVMMRRTVAEKRGLRPIATIISHATHAQEPGWFTTAPVGAIQKLFGKTGWKTEDVDLYEINEAFAVVTMAAMRKHTLPHEKVNIHGGACALGHPIGASGARILVTLIGALRKRGSKRGVACLCIGGGEATAMAIELS, translated from the coding sequence ATGAAAGATCCCATCGTAATCATATCCGCCGTGCGCACCCCCATGGGCGCATTTCAAGGCGAATTGAAGGACTTTACCGCGGCGGAGCTTGGAGCCCAAGCCATTCGCGCCGCCATCGACCGCAGCGGTATCGAACCGGCGGACGTGCAGGAAGTCATCATGGGTTGCGTGTTGCCCGCCGGCCAGGGCCAAGCCCCCGCGAGACAAGCGGCCCTGGGCGGCGGACTTCCGCTGTCCGTGGGGTGCACCACCATCAACAAGATGTGCGGATCTGGAATGAAAGCCGCCATGCTGGCCCACGACCTACTGGCCGCGCGAACCAACGACATCATGATCGCCGGCGGCATGGAGAGCATGACCAACGCGCCCTACCTCCTACCGAAGGCGCGCGCGGGTTACCGCATGGGACACCAGCAGGTGCTTGATCACATGTTCCTCGATGGATTGGAGGATGCCTATGACAAGGGGCGTTTGATGGGAAGCTTCGCGGAGGATTGCGCCGGCAAATTCGGATTTACCCGCGCCGAACAAGATGCCTTCGCCATCACCTCGCTTGAGCGTGCGCAAAAGGCCAACAATGAAGGCTGGTTCGCCTGGGAGACCGTGCCGCTATCCCTCAAATCGGGAAAGGGCGACCGCTTCATGGATAAAGACGAGCAACCCTTCAAAGCGAATTTCGAAAAGATTCCGCAACTCAAGCCAGCCTTCCGCAAGGACGGAACTGTCACGGCCGCTAACTCTAGTTCCATTTCCGATGGCGCCGCGGCGCTGGTGATGATGCGCCGCACAGTTGCCGAGAAGCGCGGCCTGCGTCCAATCGCCACGATAATAAGCCATGCCACTCATGCGCAAGAACCCGGTTGGTTCACCACGGCGCCTGTGGGTGCCATCCAGAAATTATTCGGCAAGACGGGTTGGAAGACCGAGGACGTGGATCTTTATGAAATCAACGAAGCCTTCGCCGTGGTGACCATGGCGGCGATGAGAAAACACACGTTGCCCCATGAGAAGGTCAATATCCACGGCGGCGCCTGTGCGTTGGGCCACCCCATCGGCGCGTCCGGTGCGCGCATACTCGTTACACTCATCGGCGCATTGCGTAAGCGGGGATCGAAGCGAGGGGTCGCCTGCCTGTGCATCGGTGGCGGAGAAGCGACCGCCATGGCAATCGAACTTTCTTGA
- a CDS encoding RidA family protein translates to MARKLISSGSSFEKTAGYSRAVVDGDWVFVSGTTGYDYPTMTISNDVAMQTRQAFENIKAALAQAGCTLADVVRVRYYLAQRQHFHELAPVFGQYLGEARPAATAVICDLIEPAMKIEIEVTARKRA, encoded by the coding sequence ATGGCGCGCAAGCTAATATCATCGGGATCGAGCTTCGAGAAAACCGCCGGGTATAGCCGGGCCGTGGTGGACGGCGATTGGGTGTTTGTCAGCGGCACCACGGGTTACGACTATCCCACCATGACCATCAGCAACGATGTCGCCATGCAGACTCGCCAAGCCTTCGAAAACATCAAGGCCGCCTTGGCCCAGGCTGGTTGTACGCTGGCGGACGTGGTTCGCGTTCGCTATTACCTTGCGCAGCGGCAACACTTCCATGAGCTTGCCCCGGTATTCGGGCAGTATCTGGGTGAGGCGCGGCCGGCTGCCACGGCGGTCATTTGCGATTTGATCGAACCCGCAATGAAGATAGAGATTGAAGTGACGGCTCGAAAGCGCGCGTGA
- a CDS encoding ATP-binding cassette domain-containing protein produces the protein MPLATLESVCLAYGHVPLLDHASLVLESGERVGLIGRNGTGKSSLLKILANQSHPDDGVVWHRPGLRLAYVAQEPILDPTHTVFESALQGLGPVKQLLIDYDHVIHAVEKDHSDESMARLTHLSSELDAQHAWSFKSRVEIVLSRLQLNAEALVSTLSGGQKKRLALAQAMVSEPEVLLLDEPTNHLDISSIEWLESLLTEFTGALVLITHDRRFLDLVVTRIAELDRGRLNTYPGNFSQYQTLKAQQLADETVRNEKFDKLLAQEEVWIRRGIEARRTRDVGRIRRLEALRLARAARRERTGTAKIGVDAGERSGKLVAELDGVSKSFGDKVVVKSFSCRIQRGDRVGFVGPNGAGKTTLLKLILGELQPDAGKVRLGSKLAIAYYDQFRNQLDEEATVLDTVAQGSDFVEVEGQRKHVMSYLGEFLFPPQRVRSPVKSLSGGERNRLLLARLFTKPVNLLVLDEPTNDLDIETLELLESLLQEYEGTVFLVSHDRAFLDNVVTQVIAWDGPGNWVENPGGYDEWMRVVSAREERAKVPPPAAPKPVAAQRTARPEKLSFKETQELKSLPATIESLEKEQTELSRVMSDAGFYKSDPADVKRASERVAQIEQLLSEALERWTELEAKAR, from the coding sequence ATGCCGCTCGCCACCCTCGAATCCGTTTGCCTCGCTTATGGCCATGTGCCGCTTTTGGATCACGCCAGTCTCGTTCTCGAAAGCGGCGAGCGGGTTGGCCTGATCGGGCGCAATGGCACGGGCAAAAGCAGCCTCTTGAAAATCCTCGCCAATCAATCTCACCCCGACGATGGCGTGGTGTGGCACCGGCCCGGGCTGCGCTTGGCCTACGTGGCGCAAGAACCCATCTTGGATCCCACCCACACCGTATTCGAATCCGCGCTGCAAGGGCTGGGGCCGGTGAAACAACTACTGATCGACTACGACCACGTCATCCACGCGGTGGAGAAGGATCATAGCGATGAGTCGATGGCCCGGCTCACCCACCTATCGAGCGAACTGGATGCGCAGCATGCGTGGAGCTTCAAGTCGCGGGTGGAAATCGTGCTCTCGCGTCTGCAACTGAATGCGGAAGCGCTGGTGAGCACACTATCGGGAGGACAGAAGAAACGCCTGGCCCTGGCGCAAGCCATGGTGAGCGAACCCGAAGTCCTGTTATTGGATGAGCCCACCAACCATCTGGATATCTCATCCATCGAGTGGCTGGAATCGCTGCTCACGGAATTCACCGGCGCGCTGGTGCTCATTACCCATGACCGCCGCTTTCTCGACCTGGTGGTGACCCGCATCGCCGAACTGGACCGCGGCCGCCTCAACACTTATCCGGGCAATTTCTCGCAGTACCAAACCCTCAAGGCGCAGCAACTCGCCGATGAAACGGTGCGCAACGAGAAGTTCGATAAGTTGCTCGCGCAAGAAGAAGTGTGGATCCGGCGCGGCATCGAGGCACGCCGCACCCGCGATGTGGGGCGCATCCGGCGGCTAGAAGCCTTGCGGCTCGCGCGCGCGGCTCGCCGCGAACGCACGGGAACCGCGAAGATCGGCGTGGATGCGGGCGAGCGCTCCGGAAAACTCGTGGCGGAGCTGGACGGCGTGAGCAAATCCTTCGGTGACAAGGTGGTGGTGAAAAGCTTTTCTTGCCGCATCCAGCGCGGTGACCGCGTGGGATTCGTCGGGCCGAACGGCGCGGGTAAAACCACCTTGCTTAAACTGATCTTGGGGGAATTGCAGCCGGACGCGGGAAAAGTACGCTTGGGCTCGAAGCTCGCCATCGCTTACTACGATCAGTTCCGCAACCAACTTGACGAGGAAGCCACGGTACTGGACACCGTGGCGCAAGGTTCGGACTTCGTGGAAGTGGAAGGCCAGCGCAAGCACGTCATGAGCTACCTCGGCGAGTTTTTGTTTCCGCCACAACGCGTGCGCTCGCCGGTAAAGTCCTTGAGCGGGGGCGAGCGCAACCGGCTCTTGCTCGCGCGATTATTCACCAAGCCCGTGAACCTGCTGGTGTTGGACGAACCCACCAACGATCTGGACATCGAGACGTTGGAGCTATTGGAATCCCTACTTCAGGAATACGAAGGCACCGTGTTTCTCGTGAGCCACGACCGAGCGTTTCTCGATAACGTGGTGACGCAGGTCATCGCCTGGGATGGCCCAGGCAACTGGGTGGAGAATCCGGGCGGTTACGACGAGTGGATGCGGGTGGTGAGCGCCCGAGAAGAGCGCGCCAAGGTACCGCCACCGGCCGCCCCGAAACCCGTTGCCGCGCAACGCACCGCGCGCCCCGAGAAGTTGAGTTTCAAGGAAACCCAGGAACTGAAGTCGCTACCCGCGACGATCGAATCCCTGGAAAAAGAGCAAACGGAACTCAGCCGCGTTATGTCGGACGCGGGCTTCTACAAATCCGATCCTGCGGATGTGAAACGAGCGAGCGAGCGCGTCGCGCAAATCGAGCAACTACTCTCCGAAGCCCTGGAACGCTGGACCGAATTGGAAGCCAAGGCCCGCTGA
- a CDS encoding methylcrotonoyl-CoA carboxylase has protein sequence MPQLQSKLNTRSPEFLANAQAMDALVRDLRAKAELVAQGGDEASRQKHAARGKLLPRERVRQLLDPGSPFLELSQLAAWDMYDTPVPSAGIITGIGRIGGQECVVVVNDATVKGGTYFPVTVKKHLRAQEIAQQNRLPCIYLVDSGGANLPNQDEVFPDREHFGRIFYNQANMSALGIPQIAVVMGSCTAGGAYVPAMSDEAIIVKNQGTIFLGGPPLVKAATGEEVSAEELGGADVHARVSGVADHYAMNDQHALEMARRIVGHLNRRKSIMPALREPREPAYDPAELHGVIPTDTRKPYDVREVIARMADGSELDEFKALYGTTLVCGFAHIFGYPVGIVANNGILFSESALKGAHFIELCAQRGIPLIFLQNITGFMVGKKYEAGGIARDGAKMVTAVACAKVPKFTVIIGGSFGAGNYGMCGRAYSPRFLWMWPNARISVLGGEQASRVLATVKREGLEKSGKTWSKEEEEVFMAPIRAQYEHQGHPYYATARLWDDGVIDPAETRRVLGLGISASLNAPIEETKFGVFRM, from the coding sequence GTGCCGCAACTTCAGTCCAAGCTCAACACGCGTTCGCCTGAATTCCTGGCGAATGCACAGGCGATGGACGCGCTGGTACGCGACCTACGAGCGAAGGCGGAATTGGTGGCGCAAGGCGGGGATGAAGCCTCACGCCAAAAACACGCGGCACGAGGGAAATTATTGCCGCGCGAGCGCGTGCGGCAATTGTTGGATCCCGGTTCGCCCTTTCTCGAACTCTCGCAGTTGGCCGCCTGGGACATGTACGACACGCCAGTTCCGTCGGCCGGCATCATCACGGGCATTGGCCGCATCGGCGGGCAGGAGTGCGTCGTTGTCGTGAATGACGCCACCGTCAAGGGCGGCACCTACTTTCCCGTGACGGTGAAGAAGCATCTGCGCGCCCAGGAAATCGCCCAGCAAAACCGCCTGCCGTGCATTTACCTGGTGGATTCGGGCGGCGCCAATTTGCCCAACCAGGACGAAGTTTTCCCTGACCGAGAGCACTTCGGGCGCATCTTCTACAACCAAGCCAACATGTCCGCGCTGGGCATTCCGCAGATCGCGGTGGTGATGGGTTCGTGTACCGCGGGGGGCGCCTATGTGCCGGCCATGTCGGACGAGGCCATCATCGTGAAGAACCAGGGCACCATCTTCCTCGGCGGGCCGCCCCTGGTGAAAGCCGCGACTGGCGAAGAAGTGAGCGCGGAAGAGCTAGGCGGCGCCGACGTGCACGCTCGAGTTTCTGGAGTGGCGGACCACTACGCCATGAACGACCAACACGCCTTGGAGATGGCGCGGCGCATCGTGGGCCATCTTAACCGGCGCAAATCCATCATGCCCGCCTTGCGCGAGCCGCGCGAGCCCGCCTACGATCCGGCGGAATTGCACGGCGTCATTCCCACTGACACGCGCAAGCCCTATGACGTACGAGAAGTCATCGCGCGCATGGCCGATGGCAGCGAGCTGGATGAGTTCAAGGCGCTCTACGGCACCACGCTGGTGTGCGGCTTCGCCCACATCTTTGGCTACCCCGTGGGCATCGTCGCCAACAATGGCATTCTCTTCTCAGAGTCTGCGCTGAAGGGCGCGCACTTCATCGAGCTATGCGCCCAACGCGGTATTCCGCTCATCTTCCTGCAGAACATCACGGGATTCATGGTGGGCAAGAAGTACGAAGCCGGCGGTATCGCGCGCGACGGCGCCAAGATGGTAACCGCAGTGGCCTGCGCCAAGGTGCCTAAATTCACCGTCATCATCGGCGGCAGCTTCGGCGCCGGCAACTACGGCATGTGCGGCCGCGCCTACTCGCCGCGCTTCCTGTGGATGTGGCCCAACGCCAGAATATCCGTATTGGGTGGCGAGCAAGCCTCTCGTGTGCTGGCGACAGTGAAACGCGAAGGCCTGGAGAAATCGGGCAAGACCTGGAGCAAGGAAGAAGAAGAAGTCTTCATGGCGCCCATTCGCGCTCAATACGAACATCAAGGCCATCCCTATTACGCCACCGCGCGGCTGTGGGACGACGGCGTGATCGATCCCGCCGAAACCCGTCGCGTGCTGGGGCTGGGAATATCGGCGAGCCTGAATGCACCCATCGAAGAGACGAAGTTTGGTGTGTTTAGGATGTAG